DNA sequence from the Candidatus Buchananbacteria bacterium genome:
GCCTGGACATGACGATTTGCTGTTGCCGCTGGCAACCGACCGTCTTTCCATTTTCGACTTTGTGCTTAACGCACTGGTCAAAAACAAAGGCGAGATTTTAAACGCCATGAGTGTTTTTTGGCGCTTACGCCTGTTGGCTGATCGGTGTCCGCATGACCTAGTGGCGTGCGGCGCAGCGATTGATGATTTTTTGTTGCCCAGTCTGCGCGGCAACATTGAACTGCAAAAGCGCGCCGTTGTGGTGCGTAAACTCAAGATGGTTCCCCGCGAGATGATCGTGCGCGGATACCTGACCGGCTCTGGCTGGCCAAAGTATCAAGAGACCGGAGAGGTCTGTGGCCATAAGTTGCCGCCTGGGTTGCACGACGGTTCAAAGTTACCGTATCCGATTTTCACACCAACCAGCAAGGCGACAGTGGGACACGATGTTCACGTTGACGCCAACAGCGTGGTGGCGGAATTTGGTTTCGGTTACGAGCGGACCGTGCTACAACTGTACGGATTGGCACGCGACTTTTGCGCCGAACGTGGCATTCTTTTGGTTGATACCAAGTTTGAGATGGGCGAAGGCGTTGTCTTTGGCGACGAACTGTTGACGCCCGACTCCAGCCGATTTTGGTCGCGTGACGCCTGGCTTGCGGCCCAAGCCAAAGGCAAGGTGCCACCAGCGTTTGACAAGGAATTTGTCCGCACTTGGGGCAAGGGTCTTGGCATTGACAAACGCAATCCGGAAAATCCCGATGATGTTGATTGGGTGCACGCGCAAGTCGTTCCGCCAGAGATCTTGGCGACAACGACTCAGATTTACCGCTACATTTTCTGGCGCCTGACCGACAAGAAGCTGGAAGTGTTTCAGGCTGACGAGATGGGTATTGACGTTGACCAGCCCGAAATCAACGTCGACGTTGTCGTTGGCAGCGAAAGCGATTTGCCGCAGGTTACCAGCGCGGTTGAAGAGGTGCGGGAGCTGTCTGGTGCCGGACAAGTTCGGTTGCACGTGTGCAGCTGTCATCGCAACCCCGACATGCTGCGAATGTACATTGAACAGCTCAAGGATGTTGACGTCATCGTAGCCGGTGCTGGCAAAGCGGCGGCGCTACCGGGCGTTGTCAAGAGTTGGCTTGGCCATTTCGGCAAAGATCATATTCCTGTCATTGGCGTGGCGTTGGAGGGGTCTGACTATGCCGACAATGACGCGGCGGAACTGTCCATTGCTCAGTTGCCCGGCCAGCCGGTTGAACTT
Encoded proteins:
- a CDS encoding phosphoribosylaminoimidazolesuccinocarboxamide synthase, with protein sequence MAKLPPNVQYIGPESLGLPLATGKVRNTYAVPGHDDLLLPLATDRLSIFDFVLNALVKNKGEILNAMSVFWRLRLLADRCPHDLVACGAAIDDFLLPSLRGNIELQKRAVVVRKLKMVPREMIVRGYLTGSGWPKYQETGEVCGHKLPPGLHDGSKLPYPIFTPTSKATVGHDVHVDANSVVAEFGFGYERTVLQLYGLARDFCAERGILLVDTKFEMGEGVVFGDELLTPDSSRFWSRDAWLAAQAKGKVPPAFDKEFVRTWGKGLGIDKRNPENPDDVDWVHAQVVPPEILATTTQIYRYIFWRLTDKKLEVFQADEMGIDVDQPEINVDVVVGSESDLPQVTSAVEEVRELSGAGQVRLHVCSCHRNPDMLRMYIEQLKDVDVIVAGAGKAAALPGVVKSWLGHFGKDHIPVIGVALEGSDYADNDAAELSIAQLPGQPVELDAEGRVYFGAQGMRRALKAAVEDEFLPRKISPKEAKFNIGA